ATTGAGGATGAGCCTTGGACAAACTGTGATAGCCTGCAGTCTGAGTCTGTAAGTATGCATCTCCCAAAAGTGGTCCAACTGCTGGAGCAGGGGATAtgtagtagtgttgttttagttaactgaaactaaaacttAAGTTtttctgatttgtcaaaagactaaaactaaaagtgcctTAATTCTTATGTGGAAActtatactaaaactaaaattatcatttaatacttacaaataactgaaactaaaagtacttaccACCTACAATTATAAAAGTTGTTAATTgtttaaaactaaaactaaaagtgcctTGCTATATTGTAGTAACACATATAGCTAATTATTCACTATACACGTACTATCTGCCAGTGTACACGTACTATCTGCCAGTGTACACGTACTATCTGCCAGTGTACACGTACTATCTGCCAGTGTACACGTACTATCTGCCAGTGTACACGTACTATCTGCCAGTGTACACGTACTATCTGCCAGTGTACACGTACTATCTGCCAGTGTACACGTACTATCTGCCAGTGTACACGTACTATCTGCCAGTGTACACGTACTATCTGCCAGTGTACACGTACTATCTGCCAGTGTACACGTACTATCTGCCAGTGTATATAAAAGTAGCTAAAAGTGTTTTGCTATAAAGATATTTAATAATCATCACAAGGGTTTAATGCTAAAAAAGTTAATACTAAGACATTGTTAAGCAGGATGTAGTTAACTTAAACTATCACAGAATTTAATAATAAGAGCTCTTTTAGATTTAGTGAAATCATGTGCACTGTATTATACTTGTTCTTTGAAAAATAAATCATGTAGGTAAGCTGCTGCATTCATTATTGCATAAACCAAACGTGGTGggttgcatcaaactattcatgAAAGATGGTATGCACTGACTGCTAAATCGGTCTTCATATTTACTATATACAATTATTGTTTTGGCACTTGCTACAGCGAATCATTTTGATTTTGGTACTTTAGTATATTCTGTTGATCTTGTGCTTACCATGTCTATCTTGGCATCTTAATTTTCACAATGTGTATCTTGTATTTTCAGAAACACTTAGAGTATGTTTTGCTGCAGCAAACAAGCAAACTTAATATGCTTTTAAATTTGCAGGTGTGTAATTTTTATCACTCAACAGtcaatacaataacacaaacacTGTTTGCCATGTGGCACTTGTCCACCACTGTCtagtgatggtggttgttttggtaagttgtgcagggttccacaGTTCTCCTATATTTGACGCCACAGGAATTTCTAATGTCATCCTACTAATCCTAATAaaaccctgcactatcacaccTCAAGCTAACCTTTGAGTTGGAGGCAACTCATGGAACGGGGCAAAAGTCTACCCCATGAGACTCGCATGTGGGTGTGTATCCTCCCCCAGCCTGACATGTATCATTAGCTTATGATTTTtgtttcttttattattatttgcaCTGCTTATATATTcacaataatatacatatattttgAATGCAGTCTCCTAGATCTAGGGGTAGACTTTGGGTGGGGAACAAACTTTTTCCATGTGGCCATCTGTACACTCTTTTCTGACGCATGCTTTTGAGAGTTATCCTGGTTATAATGGAGTTATCCTGGTTATAATGGAGTTATCCTGATTATAATGGAGTTATCCTGATTATAATGCTCACCGTTTCCTGCCTACTTTGCATTGTGGAACCCATTTACCCTATTGCATTTACCTGGTCATCAACTACAAGCTGTCAGTAAGTAACATTATTGCATGCCTCCCAACATTAACCTTGATTAAACTCCATTTAAATACATCATTGCAATGAATATTTAAACTGACTTACGTATTTACATCCAAATTCAAAAGCCATGTGGGTATACGTGCAgcagtgatatttttggccagaaaagaccaaacagtgtttattctaggatttctcctttgggaaGGAATCAGGAATTTTGGGGGTGACCAGGTGTCTGAAAGTCTACATATAGCTGTCCAAGtttaaaacagttgaaatagttgtgaaactggttagtcatttaaagctgtgtcatgagtgttgattttgattTATGTGTGGATTGGGTGAAGCCAAATCCTATGGTTGGTAGAGCATGACGGCGATGATGACGCatagtgatgacataatgatgcAATATCTAGGACAACCGTGCGTACCTCATGTATGCAATTAGTATTCTATTAGTAGTGCACTGCATTTGTTGAATCTGGCGAATAAACAATTTATGTGAGAGATCACTGAGATATTGTATTGACTATCATTGCATGTGTATAAGTGGTTGTCTTACAAGAATCTTATAGGCTATTTCAAATTGAATATTAGGATAATTTCATGGTTATagatatttttaaaatcaggctttctgagatttAATCTGGCAGTATATTTGCTGGCTGTGCACGCCATATTgaatattttacaaaattacactcTCTGAAAGGACATTTAAAAAAACTGGATAAATCTCATTGTGTATGTACCCTAGGagacttttaaaaattaaatagtCTGAtgttgaatctgagagtgttttAAGGTTGCAtatgcaatttttaacctgAGAAAGTTTTACATATTAAACActcttgagattgaatctgagagcattttaaaGTTTTATGTGCCATTTTAAATctaagtatagtgtagtagtcaTCACAATTTTAgcgggtgagtctgagattttaggaggggggggggggttccccCCTAGCAGatctagaataaacactgagaCCAAATGATCATATTTAGCACTATGCATGGTATTTGTTTTAAATGGTACCATATGGATAACTGTAACTAATACTCTAAGATCTAAAAGACTAAAACTACAACTAAATTAAATGTATTGAAGAAggcaactataactaaaactttaactaaaactGTAAAAATCTagcatctaaaactaaaactttaactaaaactGTAAAAACTAACATCTtaaactaaaactgtaactaaaatcTATTAATGaaaactttaactaaaactTTTTTCTATCtacagctataactaaaactactaGTCAAATGCAttgctaaaacaacactagtatgCAGTTGTACTGATACAAGACAAAAGACTCAGCTTTAATTTGCCTCTCTAGACACCTGCAAGATACTGGGGCAACAACAAACACCAATAGAGCATGAGTTACACTTCTAGGTAGTCCCAGCTATTTTTTGAGGTATCAAGTGGCCAAGTTTTTCAACTTTAATTACTAATGGCATCATTAGTGATTGCATCCACTGACAGATGAAACCGTAACAAAGAAAACCATGTAGTTTCAAAGTTTGtattcaccatggattggtAAAGCTTTATTTTTACAAGAACCAGTTACCTCttcttcagctgtgccctgtcGTGCCTTAACTGGGTAATGACACTGAATTTGATGTTGTCCGCCCACATTGCTCTCAGTATGTTAGTGTATCTGTCTCTTAATTGCTAAGAAGTGTGGGGCATATACACAGATGTACACACAACACCAATAGTAACTACTTATAAGGGTAACCACTTATAATATACAACTCAATTGCTTATTAATCTTTACGTCAAGTATGCTGCGATATGATGAAGCAATTGCAAGAGTGTcacataaataattatattaccaCATTCTCAGTGATCAGCTTCATTCATGCATGTTTCATGCCATCCACAGGTACCATGAAAATCACCATGGAACATTAATTTCATGATATTCATGATATTTATATCATGAATTTGCATATGCAATTTTTATTTATATCAGTCAattgtagctatataagtaATGTTTGACAGCTTGATCATCCTGGTGAATCCTGTAAGGAGATCTATGATTGGAACTCACAAGGCACAAACTCAGCTCACAACAGGCTTCATTACATACAAGCTGCTGCTaacaatacagtatatatataataccacAATAGCCATCATGTGACTGTTGTCAGCTTTGACAATGAATGTTATTGTGAATCTTGTGATGATGCATGGGGAGGGGCTCATAGTCAGTGTCTTTGCATGGCAAACACTTGGGTTGTGTGTGCCAAGCCCAGGACATCATAATTATGATGGTGTCACTTGGAACTCACCATGCTCATACCCCTGCTGATCATGAGATGTTGCAAGCCTCTCAGAGATACCATCAGTTTAACTGTGCACAAAGAGTAAAAATGCTGGCATGTGGAATACTGGACATCGATGGTCCCTATTGCATTTCATgtctataatattaatttactAGTACTGTTTCTTAGGTGATTAATAGATTGAGGTagactaatagagcagttattactatactctaatacaacagtcagtggTACATTCTATAATCGGACAGTCAGTTTTCAGGTAAAAATTTAACTTGATGGAGCATAGTATAATTATAGGCTTGATTGTGAgtagggttgggaggtatttaggtattagtagttaaaaaggtatttttcagataccgCTGTGGCtttctaaaaataccgaatttaatgtattaattaaatttttggtggtttagtggtggctaCACATGAAGTCAAACCCCATACAACCATGTGTTTATGCTGTGGACAAGACAAACAATAATTTACCTTTTGAGATATTCAAACCTTACTTTGTGGTACaattgtcatttcatttgttccttTAAAAGATAATTTTCACTACTAGCACAAGTGTAAATCATAGCTTACccagatttttaaaaagtgtacaatatacaaggtacagtatttagtgataccaaggtatttttcctaatacTGTACATACCGTTCTTCAAAAAAGCAATACCGCCCATCCCTAATTGTGAGTTCAATTtaagcaccagcctattatacttatcacctattatgctacgTATGCTGCAGTACTAAAAATTCAACTCATTATTACGCTCATAATTAATTATACCTTATTTCCCATGTTATGCCTTTCTAAATGGACAGTAATAATTTTGGTTTGCATGAGTTACAGATAATTTTATTAGAACTGGTTTGATATTTTAAAGTGAACTGATGCATTTTACTGGCAAGTTTGTTAGAGTTTAGCATCACTATTCTGCCTATTACattagcattatgcttgatgcttcgaATTAAAGTCACCTATTATCATAATAATATAGCTTATGCcgtgtatatagctacagtcaACATCTTTTAAAAACTAAATCTGCAAACCCTTACCAGTAGCTATAGCATGTATACCCGTCATTTCTGTATTTGTGAATGTATAATTTAGTAATCCACATGAAATTATTGTATTGGCTGTCATTACAGCTTCAATGCTATAATTGAGTACCTAAGAGTATACTTGACACTAAGTTGGATCAGTGAGCTTATAAGGAGCTGTGTATACACATGTGCACCCATAAACTGACATATGCACGATGGATGTGTTCAAAACCAGAACCTATTGTACAGTAGCTAAATGCACAAACATTTATCCTTAACAGTAGTAGTAGAATATAGCTACAAGTTTCAAATACTGATGTATCCGAAGTAGACATGAGGCTTACGCTCATAAAATTCTTGTTCAGCAGTGCTCAAACTCACCTATTTTGATCGTGAGAAATGCCAGATTAGGCCACCAATCAGCATCAGATTCAAATATTAATACCCTTGACAGCTATTTAGGCACTTATTATAATCATTAAAgaaatgtgactgctttattagagtatcttagtATTATTAACAATTTTCAGATTTACTtcctgttaaagctttataattgCTTTAAAAAGCCAACTATTTCCACATACTTATTATTGCAAAATTATAACTTAATATAACCCAACACAAGTCACTGTAGCTTTCTGGTTACACAACATCAATATAGTGGATGGTAGTTTCGTTAATCTGGCTGATCTAAAAATGTTTGATAATTATTAGAAGATTTATTATTGTTGACTGAAACAACAGGATCACTAGCCACAGAATGAAGACGATGATAAGAAGAGCCACTACTGTTTGATGCTCCCTGCTGTCCACCTGAAGTTGGTGGCTGAACTCGTAAACTATCAATTTCACCAAACATGTCCTCACGTTCTTGCTCTATATCAAAATCATTCTCTAATATTAAGCTGCTACTATGGTAAATCTGACGATAAGCTGAATAAAAATTCTTGACAATGATCACAAATATGTAAATTACAAGATAGGCCAGTGGAACACAAGCTATAACAAACCCAATATATTCTGATGGCCAATGTTCTTCTATTATCCCATGACTAACAAAGAAAATGTGTCCTTGTAAACAACTTAGAGACAGCAACACTCCCAGTATTATTCCATCAACACAGTTGTAGAGCTTGTTGGAGTAAGGCTGTACTATACAGTGTACAACTAGGATGAAAGTGAAGAGCAACTGCTGGGCAGTACTTTGTTGAGAAGACAGATTATAGCAATAAGATAAATACAATATTATGCGATAGAAGAAATACAAGCTGGCATACCACCGGAACCTTGGACGATAGCAAGAATAAAATTCATtcaaaaacaaatcaatctttgtAAGTGGTAGCCATCTTCTTAATATTTCCTCCACTTTGTCATACCTCTGTAAGAATGGCCTAACAAGCAAAACTACTGGTGGTATGGTtgataatattataataatcaCAGCTGGAATGGCATATTTGATGTGGGTCTTTCCAAAGTAGAGAAGATTTCCTTCCAATAAAACATGCAGACTATGCTCGCTAGATACATTAGATGGCCAGTTAACATTCAGAGATGTGGATGAAGCAAGGATAAGGATTGAAAGGTATACAAACTTTGCATATGACAGTACCAGTACTGCAACAAGACCATGTAGTACTTTTGAGTAAGGATTAAAAAATTTCCCTTTGAGTGCATGTAAAAAATCTATTAGTCGATTCCTTGAAAGTGAGGAGAAAGACCACTTGCTTGTAATACAGTTATGGAGTGTTCGATAAGGATAAATCACAGGAAAGCATATGACATTTTCATAATTAATAATCACCACAGCTATTACAATTAAGCACAATGGAGTAATCACTGATATGTAATGAAATGCTAGAACATCTAGTGCACTCCAGTGTTCCATAAGACAGTACGGAGGTAAAACAGTTTCCAAAAAGTCAAGATTCCAAATGCTGTAGAACAACCCCACATTACCATTACCCAGATAGCGCAAGTGATTGTATGGCCCAAAAGAACTTTGAACCTGAGAGAAAAATATAAAACTGATCAAAGGGCCAGATGTTAAACTGAAGTTGAACAATACcaataaaaagaaaaaaagaatgaGTGGAATCATCTCATATAACATGTACTGAAGAATTCCAaaatattttccatattgtaaaTTGGTACAGTTTCCACACTTCAGCACAACTGAACTTGAATAGACTGACATGCCATCAATACACTGTCCACAGAGGATTCCTGTCCTATTTTGTGGTTGACAGATCTTTTTATCTAACTCTTTATAAGTGCTGAACATGTGTTTAGTGCTACTACAGAACCCACCAGGACAATAGGCAGTTACAAAATACCTGTCATCTCCGATGTGATTATCATCAACATATCCGGCCCAAAACAGAGGAGCAATTGAAGCTTTGTATTGCTGCAGATCACATCTAGCCACACCCTGGTAAGCCTTATGGTCACAATTACAAGTACAGGTAATTTCAGTATTGTTGTAACTGAGGCAGAGTCCAGGGGGGCAATGATTGATATTAACCACTACACTAACACTATAGGCAGTGGTAGAAGATGTCTGTAATGTTAACTCAACAGATGAATTAGGCTCACCATAAAGTCTTATCAGTTGATCTGGACTGTATCTAGTGTCATTGTCCAACACAACAGTGTGATTACTTGCGATAgaagttacaacaaaattaGTATAAACACTGGCATCGCTACCTTTATTATCACTAATCAATATCGGCAGACGTTTCAACTGTCCGGGAAACAAAGAAGTAGAAGTGTAGTGAAACTGTGACGCATCTGTAGCAATATCCTTGTAAACAACTGACTTATCAGAATGGGTGTAATCAAATGGTGGACCAACAAACAcactatttaatgattttgttaAGTTATAAGTGGCAGCACTGGATGATGTTGTCCACAGACAAGGTAACAACGTTGTTGTATATATTGATTCTCCAGTAACTGCTGCTGAATTGTCCACAAAAGACAAATGTGCTTTCCAGTTTTTTGAAGGAACTGAAGAGTTATAATATCGAATAAAACAATTCCTAGAAGAGATCAAATCATGTTCTCCAATGGACATTGCAAAGATTGCACCACCTTTGTCATGAGCTCTGTTATTTCCAAACTGCAGATAAGCATTTTCAGTAATAGTCATCCAGCTACCTCCAAGCAATGCAATAGCACCACCACTGTCTCCTGTATTATCGTAAAATGCAGCAACACCATTAAATTCTATTCCTGCTGTTACTGCAGCTATAGCAGAGCCGGTGTTCAATCTAAACAAATTTTTGCCTATAAACTTTACAGGTACACTGTCCACATACAATGCCCCTTTCCCAATTAACTTGGTATCATCACTTGTGTAAGATATATTATTATTCTGGAATGTACAAGTTTCAAACACAACTTGCGATAGTACCCCGGCAGGTAGCCCATGCCGTATGGTCAGGTCCACAGCAGATCCCAGTCTAGCCTGATTGTGATTCAGTACACATCCATAAAATAATATCATGTTGGAGGCTGTGGCAACTTGTTGCTCTGGACAAGTGTTGAAGGCTACACCACCACCCCAGTATGCTCTATTGTACGACACAGTACAGTTAATGAATAGTAGAGTGTTATGATGTACCGTGTTAGGGGCATAATACAGAAAACTAGCACGAACACCTCCTCCTCCTGTCCCACTGTCTTTACTTAATTGCGGATTGTTGTTATTTTTGATAACGGTGGAATCCACACTCAATTGGTTGTGGCTGGTAAAATCTTGAAACTCAACAAAAATACCGGCTCCCCAGTAAGCATAGTTATTGCTTACTAAGCATTTAGTGATATTAAAGATTTTGTTTCGAGCATGGCCTTTGAAAAAGATGGAAATTCCACCACCACGACTAAAAGACAAGTGATTATCCTGAAACGGCTGAATAAACAAGGTAGCATTAATGTTACTTATGTTAGCCACATTGTCAGTAAAGAAACTCCGGTAAATACTATAATTAGCAGACTTACTTCCTAATATGTCAAGCCCATCAGGATTATGATAAGTAAATTCTATATATAGTCCACCTCCACCATCTCCATTGTAAGGCATGTTGGCATAGAAAAAGGACTTTCTAATTACTACCAATCCATTTACATCATACAAAGTTAGCCCAGTACCATTAGTATATCTCACATCAACTCCAGCAAtagtaacatcattgcaaccagaAAAGTACAACGCTGAATAGAGCTTTAATGGTTCATTTTGTCCGGGTAAAAAACTAGTGCTATTATGTTCCATTACACAACCATCGAATATCAAATCAAATATAAAAATATCATCCGACTGGAGAATGGTCAGCCCACCCTGGCCACTACAGTTTACAATACGTTGATGACTTATTCCCCTTATAACAACATGACTTATGTTCCTCAGTGTAACAGGCTTGTACAACACAACATTTTTATCACGTACAGTGATGCAGACATTCTGGAAGTAGTTGGAGGCATTC
This portion of the Dysidea avara chromosome 12, odDysAvar1.4, whole genome shotgun sequence genome encodes:
- the LOC136240632 gene encoding uncharacterized protein gives rise to the protein MMAVNCNQAVNLVANKLTQQVMLLAILAMYSVNGTVCNHNITVSNNGTLNTTACWYNPDYSCSQLSDALNASNYFQNVCITVRDKNVVLYKPVTLRNISHVVIRGISHQRIVNCSGQGGLTILQSDDIFIFDLIFDGCVMEHNSTSFLPGQNEPLKLYSALYFSGCNDVTIAGVDVRYTNGTGLTLYDVNGLVVIRKSFFYANMPYNGDGGGGLYIEFTYHNPDGLDILGSKSANYSIYRSFFTDNVANISNINATLFIQPFQDNHLSFSRGGGISIFFKGHARNKIFNITKCLVSNNYAYWGAGIFVEFQDFTSHNQLSVDSTVIKNNNNPQLSKDSGTGGGGVRASFLYYAPNTVHHNTLLFINCTVSYNRAYWGGGVAFNTCPEQQVATASNMILFYGCVLNHNQARLGSAVDLTIRHGLPAGVLSQVVFETCTFQNNNISYTSDDTKLIGKGALYVDSVPVKFIGKNLFRLNTGSAIAAVTAGIEFNGVAAFYDNTGDSGGAIALLGGSWMTITENAYLQFGNNRAHDKGGAIFAMSIGEHDLISSRNCFIRYYNSSVPSKNWKAHLSFVDNSAAVTGESIYTTTLLPCLWTTSSSAATYNLTKSLNSVFVGPPFDYTHSDKSVVYKDIATDASQFHYTSTSLFPGQLKRLPILISDNKGSDASVYTNFVVTSIASNHTVVLDNDTRYSPDQLIRLYGEPNSSVELTLQTSSTTAYSVSVVVNINHCPPGLCLSYNNTEITCTCNCDHKAYQGVARCDLQQYKASIAPLFWAGYVDDNHIGDDRYFVTAYCPGGFCSSTKHMFSTYKELDKKICQPQNRTGILCGQCIDGMSVYSSSVVLKCGNCTNLQYGKYFGILQYMLYEMIPLILFFFLLVLFNFSLTSGPLISFIFFSQVQSSFGPYNHLRYLGNGNVGLFYSIWNLDFLETVLPPYCLMEHWSALDVLAFHYISVITPLCLIVIAVVIINYENVICFPVIYPYRTLHNCITSKWSFSSLSRNRLIDFLHALKGKFFNPYSKVLHGLVAVLVLSYAKFVYLSILILASSTSLNVNWPSNVSSEHSLHVLLEGNLLYFGKTHIKYAIPAVIIIILSTIPPVVLLVRPFLQRYDKVEEILRRWLPLTKIDLFLNEFYSCYRPRFRWYASLYFFYRIILYLSYCYNLSSQQSTAQQLLFTFILVVHCIVQPYSNKLYNCVDGIILGVLLSLSCLQGHIFFVSHGIIEEHWPSEYIGFVIACVPLAYLVIYIFVIIVKNFYSAYRQIYHSSSLILENDFDIEQEREDMFGEIDSLRVQPPTSGGQQGASNSSGSSYHRLHSVASDPVVSVNNNKSSNNYQTFLDQPD